In the Ictidomys tridecemlineatus isolate mIctTri1 chromosome 10, mIctTri1.hap1, whole genome shotgun sequence genome, TTGTTAATCTTGTATAAAGCAACTCAATAAATTGTTTCAAGGTTTCCAAAAACctgtttctcattctttctttcagttGTATTCGCTAGTAGTTCTTCCTTCCGGAGAACCTGGTATATACGTGATACCCATTTTGTCTGAAGGTTGAAAGGGAGGGAATAAGCAAAGGAAGCTTCCACATGCAAGGGCGGAAAAACACGCTCGCTATGACATTAGAATCAAGCcaccagtttttattttcatgctaTAAATAAAGTTCCCTCTTATTTGCCATCTTCTTACATAACACATGAgatacagaaaatgagaaatttggtGAATGATGAGCAGTTTTCTATACCTATATACCAGTGAGATAATAAACAAGACTCGCAAGGCAATGAAACAGGCTATCCGCAACACCAGCCATCCTTAAGATCTTCCGATTGCAGAGCCATGTCCTGATAGAATGTCCTCCTTGTACAGCGTGGCTGACAGGCCCTGTGGTTCCTTGTGCCTTTCTGGCATAGAGCCTGTCTTGTGGGCAGAGTTACTACCGGAGAGGCCTTACTCACAAAGTTGGTTCCCAGTTAGAAAGCTGGAGGGTGTGCCCATGGGCAGCCTGGCAGCCCTGACCTTTAGTAAATGGAGTGGGTGGAAGGAGGCCTCTGCCTAGATTTTGCTGGCCGGTGTGCCAAGGCCCACACTGCCCTGAGTGAGCATGTCTGTTGTGGTTGCGCTGAGCCGTAGTAGTTTTCAGACTGTTTCCAGCCATCATAAGAGGAGTCTATTGATGGGAGTAtattgggaaaggaaaaaaaaaaaaaaaagaagggcatGTAGATGTCAGATCATTGGAGGCCGGAGCAGGTTGCTCACCCAGGTTGAATGATGGCTGAGACAGGAGCTGCCTGGCTTGAGCCAGTGCCGGTTCTGCTCACACGCGAACTACACTCCGAGCATTCTGAGAGGGCTCAGCACGGATTAGGAGTCTGCACAGGACCAGGGAcgagctacctgggaggctgctGAGGAGGAGCAAGCCAGCTTTCCACCTCCCAAGAAGAGATGGGCCAAAGGGCTGAGCCTACTTCTGCCCAGACACCAGCACCGCCAGCTCCTGAATGGACATATCCTTGTTGACATAGCGATCATACTGAGCAGGGGTCAGCCTGCCGCTCTGCAGGGCTTCCTCAATAGAAAACTTCTTGCCAGACTTCCTATCGTGTATCACTGAGGACTCCCCATTGGGACCCTTTACCGATATCTCCTCCCAGTCGCACTCCTGGCTTCTGAGTTTCACAAACATGTTCCAGTCGATGAGCCCAGCCCTGTGGGCCTCCTCAGGGGACAGCTCACGGCCTGTGTCGGGGTCAATCACCACGATGGAGCGCCGCAGGTGATTTTCCCTCTGCTCCCTCTTGACGGACACGGACCCCAGGCGCCTCTGCAGCTCATCAATCTCGAGATCTTTGTCCTTGGACAGCCTCTTGAGATCATCCAGTTCTCTCTCCAAGGACCACAGTCTGGAGTCGAGGTTGGTCCTAGAGTCCACCATGGTCGTGTTCCGCAGGTCTCGTGTTTCTGCTGCTGCCATTTCAATTTCTGATTGGAGCCTTCGGGTCTCTAGCTGCAGGTTTTGTCGCTCTAGCTGAAGTTTGTGGTTCTCTTCCCTTAGGAAGTCCAGCTCCTTGGACGACTTAGAGTTGTGGAATTCCAGCTCTGATAGCTTGGCTTCCAGCTGAGCCACCTCGGCGTCCAGCTCCCTCTTGCTCCTGCTCTCCTCTTCCAGGCTCCTCTTGAGCTTCTGGATCTCCTGTTCAGTGTTGCCCTTCTCCACCTGGACACTCTCAGAGAAGACGACCTTCTCTTTGACCTCCGCCTTCTCGAGGGCAGCCAGCTTTCTACGCAGGGGCTCCAGCTCGCCCTCCAGCAGCTGTCTCCGGTGCCGCTCTTCCTCCAGCTGGGCTTGGAGCAGGGCGTGCTCCCTGGTCTGCTGTGGGTCCTGCTGCAGCACCACCTTCTGTGTGCGGGTCACCTTCTCACCAGCCTTggcctcctcctgctccagcGCAGCCAGCCGCTGCTGCAGGCGCTGCACCTCCTGCTCAGCTGCCCTGCGCGCCTGCCGCTCACGCTCCAGCTCTTCCAGCTGCCTCTCTAGCTCCCCACGCCGCCGCTGCAGCCTCCGCAGCTCAGCGCGCAGCTTGTCGATCTGGCGCAGCTCAGCATCAATGCTGTCAGTGAAGGCGCTCACCTCTGCCCGCAGGCCTGGCTCCTCCTCGTACTGTACCACCTCCTGGCGCAccaccctctccctcccctgggcAAGCTCCTCCTCCTTGCCCCTGATCTTCTCTTCTTGTAACACTCGCTCCCCTTCCAGGTCCACCTGCTTCTTCTGCTCTTCTGACAGCTTTGCCCGCAGAGATTCCACCTCCTTTCTGGTTTGAGGGTCTTCCTGGAACTGGAGGATCTCCTGGACCACCTCTCTGGTCTGGACCTGCGGCTTTGTGTCCTTCAGGGACTGGATCTCCTGCTTCAGCTGGTAGATTTCTAAGTCACACCTCTCAATCAGCCTGGTCTTGTCCACAATCTCCTCCCTGAGTCGCTGCagctccttctctgtctctgggTCAGTGGTGTACTTAATGACTTCTTTAGTCACCTCTTTGACTTCCACCTGCGGACCCCGCCTCCGAAGAGCCTCCAGCTCACCCTGGTAGCTCTTGAGCTGCTCCTCCGCAGCCCTGTACTTCCGCTCCTGCTCCACCAGCTCCAGGCGGAGATTGGCCACTTCGCTCTCTGCCTTGGGGTCTGGCCGCACGATCTCGCGGACTTTCTCCTGCACCACCACTTTGGCATTCTCCTCCTCCAAAGCCCATATCTTTCGAAGCAGCTCTGTTTTCTCCCGCTGGCTGGCTCGGGCCTTGGTGGCCTCATCCTCATACTGGCGGGTGAGGTCACTGACCTCCCTCTCTGCAGCTGCATCCTTTTCCACTTTGAGCACCTCCTTGACAGTTATCTTGCCCTCAGCCATGGCCCGCTCCttctccagcctcctgagcttggCCTGTAGGAAGctcagctcctcctcctgcttctccctgAGCTTGCCCTCCCGCTGGTGCTCCTCCTGCAGCTGCTGGTACTCCGCCTCCAGCTGGGGGTCATTCTGCAGcttcaccacctccttctctgtGACCTTCTCCTGTACCCGGCTTTTTTCAGTAGCCAGGGCTGCCACGCGCTGCTGTAAGAGAAGCACCTCTGCTTCCCGGGCACCCTTCTGCCGCCTCAGTGTCTCCAGCTCCTCCCGCAGCTGCAGGACCTCGTCTGCCTGGGCTCTGTCAGGCTCGATGCGCAAGACCTCTTTGACCACATACTCCTGCCCCCCATCTCTGGTCTCCTGCTCCAGGGCGCGCAACCGTAGCTGCAGCgcctccagctcctcctgcagCAGCTGGTTCTTGTGCTGCTCTTCCGCCAGGGTCCGCTGCATCTGCTGGAAGCTCTCTTCCAGTGCGGGGTCTGGCACTTTCTTCAGCACCTCCTTCCTCACCAGCGACTCCTGAGGCCCCTGATTCCGCAGGGTCCGGATTTCCTCCTGGGTGCTCTTGACCTCATTCTCCAGCTGCTGCCTTCGCTCAGCCTCCTCGTCCAGTTCCTTCTTGATCTTCCATGTCTCCTCCACACTGGAGCCCGGATTGTTCCCTTGCAGGGTCTCACGGGTCACTTCTGTGTCTGGCTGCTGTGACAGACAAGACAATATGTGATTAAAGCCAGAACAGATCTGCTCACCTTGGAACAGGTCAGACTGTCCTGTGATCCCCAGGATTCCATTAGAGTTCTTGGGCTAGTTTTTAAAGTGGCCAAAAAAAActagattggggctggggatgtggctcaagcagtagcgcgctcgcctggcacgcttgcggcccgggtttgatcctcagcactacatataaacaaaaatgttgtgtccgccaaatactaaaaaataaatattaaaattctctctctcacacacactctctcattctctcttaaaaaaaaaaaaaacctagattgGCTTTATAAAACGAAATGaggcaaaatattttacaatggCAGAGGAGTCTGAAGTGAAACCTCTGTCGTCTGTCCCCAGGGGATGTCAGTCCTCGAAGGTGTTTTCTATGCTTCCTTCAGCCTGTGCATTTTGGTGTGCCCCACTAAACACATTTACTTTTTCTGCACAAATGTCCGCCTCATCTCCCGTTCTGTACTCTGCTGTTTATGGCACAATCAGAAGGATCCCACTCTGACCCAGAGCATGCAACTCCCTTCCTTGCAGCAGCCCAGCCCTCTGCCGTGTGAATGGGATTTAACCAGCCCACTACTGACGACTTGGAGTCGATTCCAGTTTCTTGCTACGATAAACAGTGTTGTCATAAGTATTGTGGTCttctaaaaataactttttagtgGGTccttagcaaacatttattgaattcaaTGTCAGTGGAACTGACATTCAGCCAGGGTACTGCCCAGAATTGTTAGCAAGAGACATTCCCTCATTCCTAGGCTGTCTGGGGCAGGAGGAAGCTTTCATTTTTCAGCTGGTACAATAGTTTTAAGCAGGGTTTCTTACTAAGATCGATTACCTGTCTCAGGAGATTCAGTGCAAACTCCAGATTCTGTAGCCTCTGCCTGTTGATGGCCTGGACTTCTGTGAACTTGGCAGCAAGAGCAGCTTCCTACAGAGAAGTTCAGGAGAGCAGTCAGCAAACAGGAGCCAGCAGTAGGTGAGTGAGAGCCAGAGGGCCTGGACATAGTCTTTGAAAAGTCTGGCAGTTGGGGGCAGAGGGACGCTTCTTGCCCGCTCCTACCTGCAGCTATTCTATAGTCTCATCATTGGAGAGAAAGGCGGACTCGTGTCACACAATCCAGGTTTCAGCCTGACTCCTGGACTTTGAGCAAGTCTCTTCACCTCCCTGAGCCTTACTCTTCTCAGAAGGTGCCTGGGACTAATGGTACTAGCCCTCCCTGGGGGAGCAGGTGGGAACTTCCCAGAGTCATGGGGCCAGCTCCAACCAAGCTGTCCTCTAGGTATATCCATGTCACTGCCCCCAAACAAGTTCTTCCCAATCTGTGCTGGCCCTCCTGCTGTGTATGCATCACTGAGGCCTGCGTGCAGCAGCCTGGGGCTGCACTGCCACCTTCCCCTCAGTCCCAGATAGGCCGGTGCCTAAGCTCACCTCCTCCTTCACTTTGGCAGCGGGAGACTGCAGCCTGGCTCTCTTGCTCACGTGGCTGTTACTTCCATTCTCCAAGTCAAGAAGCGACCTGAGTTTCTCTGCTTCTAGCTCGTAGTCCTGGGTGAGAGAACAGGGAAAGTCACTAAGAAGAGACTGAAATGTTTGTGTACCCCTTCCAGTGGACCTAGATCTGCCCTCAGTGGGTGGAGAAGAGGTGCTGGTTCCGAGTCTGCACAGGCCTCCCCTGTGGGATCAGCTGCAGCTACTGGTCTCCAGGGGCCCTGAGACTCATCCACACAGGAGCAGGACATAGCTGCACTGCCCAACATGTGGGGAAAAGCCCCACACCTCTCCATCCTCAAAGAGGCAAACCAAGTAACCTTCCAGTCCTTCAGCAGGGAGATTTGACACTCTGCTTCAGTGCACACTGGACCATAAGCTTCCTCTCCTGCCTTCACCAGCTGATAAGTTCATTACCATCAAGTGGATGTGTGGTGATCCACACCACTGTTTCTCTCCATTGGACACTTAGGCCATTTGTAAATCATACCATTACacaattttgcttttccttttttttttttttggtaccagggattgaacccaggtgtgcttaaccactgagccacatccccaactttttcttttcttttttttttttttttgagaaagggtctcacaaagttgcttaggctggcctcctGAGTCAGTGGGCTTTCCCTTTAGCATAAATCCCCCCAAAGAGTTGTTTACTGCTTCCAAGAGCATAGACCCTTTTATGACATTTGGCACCTGGTACCATAATGTTTTCCAGAAGGCTCTGCAACTTGCATGGCTTGCATGTCTGTTCAGTGCCTGACGGTGACCAGTTCCTGGCAGGGCCTGTACGCCTGTTTGGTGTAGGGGGTGGAGGGAGGCATCCTAGTGTCTGCTTGGCAGAAGCTTCATGGCTCACCTTCACAGCTTGCTGGTACTGCTGGGAATTGGCGTAGACCTTCTGTACTTCCTCTTCCCTACTTGCTATCTCATCTAGCAGGTTCTGTAAAACAAGAGATCTTAATAACCAAAACCAGAACAAACCCTGTTGGTAAAGGGGCTGGAGTCCCTAGAACCTAAGGTTCTTCTCTAGCACAGCACATAACAAAGCTTCCTCATC is a window encoding:
- the Ppl gene encoding periplakin isoform X1, whose translation is MNSLFRKRNKGKYSPKVQTRSISNKELSELIEQLQKNADQVERNIVDTGAKMQSDLAWLQEGQQPEHRDVALQKVSDSEKLLYVLEADAAIAKHMKHPQGDMIAEDIRQLKERVANLREKHKQIYNLAAKEVAPEVNWAALVEEKLDKLNGQSFGTDLPLVDSQVEQHNIFHNEVKAIGPHLAKDGDKEQNSELQAKYQKLLAASQARQQHLSSLQDYMQRCTNELYWLDQQARDRVQYDWSDRNLDYPSRRRQYENFINRNLEAKEERINKLHSEGDQLLAAEHPGRNAIEAHMEAVHADWKEYLNLLICEESHLKFMEDYHQFRRDVQDAQELLRKVDSDLNQKYSPDFKDRYQIELLLRELDDQEKALDKYQDVVWGLQKRGQQVVPLKYRRETPLKPIPVEALCDFEGDQGPISRGYSYTLQKNNGESWELTDAAGDKLSAPAVCFMIPPTDPEALALADSLDSQYRTLRQKAAGSRQALQQRHEVLKTENPGDASDLQGRQLLASLDKVASDLDRQEKAITGILRPPLEQGRAVQDSAERAKDLKNITNELRRIEPEKAQSTAECAAFVEALPGSGTAPLLKARVEDTSQKYERLVQLLDLAQEKVDVANRLERSLQQGRELLATHENRLAQDDTVPESGRVLDNKRQELEAMASELQAQKSLLGEVERNLQEAKRCSSSLASRFQEHCPDLERQEAEAHKLSQRFDNLRQQVEHRAQSLQGAKAAYEEYHRGYDRVLQFLSSTPSYEPQETDSLSQMETKLKNQKNLLDEIASREEEVQKVYANSQQYQQAVKDYELEAEKLRSLLDLENGSNSHVSKRARLQSPAAKVKEEEAALAAKFTEVQAINRQRLQNLEFALNLLRQQPDTEVTRETLQGNNPGSSVEETWKIKKELDEEAERRQQLENEVKSTQEEIRTLRNQGPQESLVRKEVLKKVPDPALEESFQQMQRTLAEEQHKNQLLQEELEALQLRLRALEQETRDGGQEYVVKEVLRIEPDRAQADEVLQLREELETLRRQKGAREAEVLLLQQRVAALATEKSRVQEKVTEKEVVKLQNDPQLEAEYQQLQEEHQREGKLREKQEEELSFLQAKLRRLEKERAMAEGKITVKEVLKVEKDAAAEREVSDLTRQYEDEATKARASQREKTELLRKIWALEEENAKVVVQEKVREIVRPDPKAESEVANLRLELVEQERKYRAAEEQLKSYQGELEALRRRGPQVEVKEVTKEVIKYTTDPETEKELQRLREEIVDKTRLIERCDLEIYQLKQEIQSLKDTKPQVQTREVVQEILQFQEDPQTRKEVESLRAKLSEEQKKQVDLEGERVLQEEKIRGKEEELAQGRERVVRQEVVQYEEEPGLRAEVSAFTDSIDAELRQIDKLRAELRRLQRRRGELERQLEELERERQARRAAEQEVQRLQQRLAALEQEEAKAGEKVTRTQKVVLQQDPQQTREHALLQAQLEEERHRRQLLEGELEPLRRKLAALEKAEVKEKVVFSESVQVEKGNTEQEIQKLKRSLEEESRSKRELDAEVAQLEAKLSELEFHNSKSSKELDFLREENHKLQLERQNLQLETRRLQSEIEMAAAETRDLRNTTMVDSRTNLDSRLWSLERELDDLKRLSKDKDLEIDELQRRLGSVSVKREQRENHLRRSIVVIDPDTGRELSPEEAHRAGLIDWNMFVKLRSQECDWEEISVKGPNGESSVIHDRKSGKKFSIEEALQSGRLTPAQYDRYVNKDMSIQELAVLVSGQK
- the Ppl gene encoding periplakin isoform X2, which produces MNSLFRKRNKGKYSPKVQTRSISNKELSELIEQLQKNADQVERNIVDTGAKMQSDLAWLQEGQQPEHRDVALQKVSDSEKLLYVLEADAAIAKHMKHPQGDMIAEDIRQLKERVANLREKHKQIYNLAAKEVAPEVNWAALVEEKLDKLNGQSFGTDLPLVDSQVEQHNIFHNEVKAIGPHLAKDGDKEQNSELQAKYQKLLAASQARQQHLSSLQDYMQRCTNELYWLDQQARDRVQYDWSDRNLDYPSRRRQYENFINRNLEAKEERINKLHSEGDQLLAAEHPGRNAIEAHMEAVHADWKEYLNLLICEESHLKFMEDYHQFRRDVQDAQELLRKVDSDLNQKYSPDFKDRYQIELLLRELDDQEKALDKYQDVVWGLQKRGQQVVPLKYRRETPLKPIPVEALCDFEGDQGPISRGYSYTLQKNNGESWELTDAAGDKLSAPAVCFMIPPTDPEALALADSLDSQYRTLRQKAAGSRQALQQRHEVLKTENPGDASDLQGRQLLASLDKVASDLDRQEKAITGILRPPLEQGRAVQDSAERAKDLKNITNELRRIEPEKAQSTAECAAFVEALPGSGTAPLLKARVEDTSQKYERLVQLLDLAQEKVDVANRLERSLQQGRELLATHENRLAQDDTVPESGRVLDNKRQELEAMASELQAQKSLLGEVERNLQEAKRCSSSLASRFQEHCPDLERQEAEAHKLSQRFDNLRQQVEHRAQSLQGAKAAYEEYHRGYDRVLQFLSSTPSYEPQETDSLSQMETKLKNQKNLLDEIASREEEVQKVYANSQQYQQAVKDYELEAEKLRSLLDLENGSNSHVSKRARLQSPAAKVKEEEAALAAKFTEVQAINRQRLQNLEFALNLLRQPDTEVTRETLQGNNPGSSVEETWKIKKELDEEAERRQQLENEVKSTQEEIRTLRNQGPQESLVRKEVLKKVPDPALEESFQQMQRTLAEEQHKNQLLQEELEALQLRLRALEQETRDGGQEYVVKEVLRIEPDRAQADEVLQLREELETLRRQKGAREAEVLLLQQRVAALATEKSRVQEKVTEKEVVKLQNDPQLEAEYQQLQEEHQREGKLREKQEEELSFLQAKLRRLEKERAMAEGKITVKEVLKVEKDAAAEREVSDLTRQYEDEATKARASQREKTELLRKIWALEEENAKVVVQEKVREIVRPDPKAESEVANLRLELVEQERKYRAAEEQLKSYQGELEALRRRGPQVEVKEVTKEVIKYTTDPETEKELQRLREEIVDKTRLIERCDLEIYQLKQEIQSLKDTKPQVQTREVVQEILQFQEDPQTRKEVESLRAKLSEEQKKQVDLEGERVLQEEKIRGKEEELAQGRERVVRQEVVQYEEEPGLRAEVSAFTDSIDAELRQIDKLRAELRRLQRRRGELERQLEELERERQARRAAEQEVQRLQQRLAALEQEEAKAGEKVTRTQKVVLQQDPQQTREHALLQAQLEEERHRRQLLEGELEPLRRKLAALEKAEVKEKVVFSESVQVEKGNTEQEIQKLKRSLEEESRSKRELDAEVAQLEAKLSELEFHNSKSSKELDFLREENHKLQLERQNLQLETRRLQSEIEMAAAETRDLRNTTMVDSRTNLDSRLWSLERELDDLKRLSKDKDLEIDELQRRLGSVSVKREQRENHLRRSIVVIDPDTGRELSPEEAHRAGLIDWNMFVKLRSQECDWEEISVKGPNGESSVIHDRKSGKKFSIEEALQSGRLTPAQYDRYVNKDMSIQELAVLVSGQK